Sequence from the Rutidosis leptorrhynchoides isolate AG116_Rl617_1_P2 chromosome 3, CSIRO_AGI_Rlap_v1, whole genome shotgun sequence genome:
acaatactgtatttcgtagtaaaaatacatataacgtcatttaataagtgcaaggttggcctcggattcacgaacgtatcaatattgagattcaatattgcaggaaagtacgtagacgcaacggagatgataaacactatattgacctcacgagcatacccatgaaccatacccatcacctccatagctataacccataatttccttagcttcgactcattcaaataaactattttgaaatcactcggacagcactccgtcgtaatattttatgtatactaataatatcttgaaataatacagagcaatatatatatatatatatatatatatatatatatatatatatatatatatatatatatatatatatatatatatatatatatatatatatatatatatatatatcaattgagagagtttagaagtttagagaaatatattttcaagtttctatgaaataatgaaacctattgaattctatttataatagatttttgaattataaaagtaaattattaaagtatgaattattaaagtgaattattaaagtatgaattattaaagtgaattattaaagtatgaattattaaagtatgaattattaaagtgaattattaaagtatgaattattaaagtgaattattaaagtatgaattattaaagtgaattattaaagttaaagtaaagtagaagtaaagtaaaggtaaagttaaagtatagtaaaagtataaaaaactatgtatgtataatacacgtataaatatatataatattaatttaaatcgttatatatatttaatgaaataaaatataaatatcgttatatttattatactggttaagtaatgagttgtcaaaagtgattctagatatttataaaagttatatacgttttaataataaagttctttttaaactgaaaacgtctttgtacgtttgaaaatagattaatagaatattatggaaaccaattctccactaacttttgtctaactttcgtaaatgacactttttgtttttatttataaatagctttacaaattattctgaataccgttaagaggaatagattttctcaaatcatagtggacctctcaacagagacttgtaatcataattcaatgtttctgataattcaatcatttaatatatttttttttcgtcgaaaatcatattgaaacaaatacgttcgtgtaaagtattatacgtttaatactttattaatattctcaagttataatatatatatacatatacatatctatttatatataacggttcgtgaaccgtaggaatttggtcgaggttataatgaatgtatgaacacagtttaaaattcttgagatttaacttaacaaactttgcttatcgtgtcggaataatataaagattaaagtttaaatttggtcgaaaatttccgggtcgtcacagggtgtctgttccctaattcttagattaccagacttaataaaaaggggcatattcgatttcgataattcaaccatagaatgtagtttcacgtacttgtgtctattttgtaaatcatttataaaacctgcatgtattctaatcccaaaaatattagattttaaaagtgggactataactcactttcacagatttttacttcgtcgggaagtaagacttggccactggttgattcacgaacctataacaatatatacatatatatcaaagtatgttcaaaatatatttacaacacttttaatatattttgatgttttaagtttattaagtcagctgtcctcgttagtaacttacaactagttgtccacagttagatgtacagaaataaatcgataaatattatcttgaatcaatccacgacctagtgtatacgtatctcagtattgatcacaactcaaactatatatattttggaatcaacctcaaccctgtatagctaactccaacattcacatatagagtgtctatggttgttccgaaatatatatagatgtgtcgacatgataggtcgaaacattgtatacgtgtctatggtatctcaagattacataatatacaatacaagttgattaagttatggttggaatagatttgttaccaattttcacgtagctaaaatgagaaaaattatccaatcttgttttacccataacttcttcattttaaatccgttttgagtgaatcaaattgctatggtttcatattggactctattttatgaatctaaacagaaaaagtataggtttatagtcggaaaaataagttacaagtcgtttttgtaaaggtagtcatttcagtcgaaagaacgacgtctagatgaccattttataaaacatacttccactttgagtttaaccataatttatggatatagtttcatgttcataataaaaatcattttctcagaataacaacttttaaatcaaagtttatcatagtttttaattagctaacccaaaacagcccgcggtgttactacgacggcgtaaatccggttttacggtgtttttcgtgtttccaggttttaaatcattaagttagcatatcatatagatatagaacatgtgtttagttgattttaaaagtcaagttagaaggattaacttttgtttgcgaacaagtttagaattaactaaactatgttctagtgattacaagtttaaaccttcgaataagatagctttatatgtatgaatcgaatgatgttatgaacatcattactaccttaagttccttggataaacctactggaaaatagaaaaatggatctagcttcaacggatccttggatggctcgaagttcttgaagcagaatcatgacacgaaaacaagttcaagtaagatcatcacttgaaataagattgttatagttatagaaattgaaccaaagtttgaatatgattattaccttgtattagaatgataacctactgtaagaaacaaagatttcttgaggttggatgatcaccttacaagattggaagtgagctagcaaacttgaaagtattcttgattttatgtaactagaacttttggaatttatgaagaacacttagaacttgaagatagaacttgagagatatcaattagatgaagaaaattgaagaatgaaagtgtttgtaggtgtttttggtcgttggtgtatggattagatataaaggatatgtaattttgttttcatgtaaataagtcatgaatgattactcatatttttgtaattttatgagatatttcatgctagttgccaaatgatggttcctacatgtgttaggtgactcacatgggctgctaagagctgatcattggagtgtatataccaatagtacatacatctaaaagctgggtattgtacgagtacgaatacgggtgcatacgagtagaattgttgatgaaactgaacgaggatgtaattgtaagcatttttgttaagtagaagtattttgataagtgtcttgaagtctttcaaaagtgtatgaatacatattaaaacactacatgtatatacattttaactgagtcgttaagtcatcgttagtcgttacatgtaaatgttgttttgaaacctttaggttaacgatcttgttgaatgttgttaacccattgtttattataacaaatgagatgttaaattgttatattatcatgatattatgatatataatatatcttagtatgatgtatatacagttaaatgtcgttacaacgataatcgttacatatatgtctcgtttcgaaatcattaagttagtagtcttatttttacatatgtatttcattgttaatacacttaataatatatttacttatcatttaacataattaaccaagtgtatcaatatcttaatatgattcatatgtacctagtaagacgttgttataacgataatcgttatatatatcgttttcgagtttcttaaattaatagtctcatttttatgtatataactcattgttaaaatacctaatgagatacatacttataataaaaacatgttaactatatatataaccatatatatgtcatcgtatagtttttacaagttttaacgttcgtgaatcaccggtcaacttgggtggtcaattgtctatatgaaacatatttcaattaatcaagtcttaacaagtttgattgcttaacaggttggaaacatttaatcatgtaaatatcaatctcaattaatatatataaacatggaaaagttcgggtcactacaacatgtttattttatatttgaaaaatatggtcgttgtaacgtcgtcagttgacgttaacaaccgttatataCATATGACCGTtctaacgtcgttagttgacgttaacgactgttacgtactcgttgtattaataataattttaataaaagaattttattagtataaatacgattactataaatacatttagtataaatacgtttagtataaatacgaagattaagagaataaacatattatgcataaataataaattttaagaataaacattagtatgaatgaaataaataatgattaattgcataagtaatcataaatgttagataacataaatgtaaatgttagtgaagttaataaaagttagattaaagaaatataattcaggcagtataaccgatcatatataacttaaataacataaaaataaatgttagtgaagttaataaaagttagattacataaatataattcagacggtataaccgagcatatataacttaaataacataaaaataaatgttagtgaagttaataaaagttagattacataaatataattcaggcggtataaccgaccatatataacttaaataacataaatataaatgttagtgaagttaataaaagttgggttacagaaatataattttacatatgatgataataatatttaccttactaataaataatagaagatatcgttaaagaatttcttactttgattagtgacttgtgcttgcttatataaaccttgattatacggagcacttcgtgctgataacgtgttataattcagtatgtttataactacctttagtgacctaTAGATTTCTATTGATGTAATGCAGAGAGAAAATAGAGAGGAAGAAAAATATATTCGAGaaaattgtacaccatttacaattgCATTTGATGCATATTTATAGTATATAACTATACAATGCTCCTTATTTTCAATATGTAAACATCACAAGATATAGTCAAATATATTGTTGGCCACTTTGCATGACTTTTGATTTTCATAACAAGTAATAAATAGTTTCTAAACATAGCATTAAACGCTGTATGCTTAAAAACTAAATTCAAATATAAACATCTTGTACATTGAATTAATTAAGAGTTGTAAGTGAGTagcttttataaatatatatacattctaTCCGTGTCCAAAACTTTTaaataattctaaagattaaaaaataAAGGTGATATTCCAACTTGTCTTTTTATTCCATTCATCATTTTTTGATGTTTTTCTTCAATAAATTTTATGAAATTTGTGTAATACTATAGAGATTTTAAGTGAATTTATCATATTTGAATACAAAGAATCAATCTAATGTAGGCGAAAGTTGGGTTAGAAAACGCATACGCGCCATATTTTCtagtttcattttcattttcatttcatttatttaaagaAAAACACGTTTAAGCCGCAAACTTTACCTTGTTGGTTAAGGACTTCCGTGATGAACTTCCCAACACGTTTTTTAAAAGGTTTGAAATattaaatttataacaataataattttttgataatttaaaaaaaatacatgtattgttattttaataaatacaTCCGGTCCCGAAAAATTAAGTGTCTAGAACGAGATGAAAAATGACACTTTCGGTCTTGCAAAGAATTTTAGTAGACTTtgatttcttcttttttttttcatgGGTCCTCTTCGATTGTTATTTTTGGGCCCATTGTGCTTTGTCTTCGATGTTTCAGTTGTGTTTTTCTAGTTCTTATGCTTCTCAAATCTTCGATTATGTATCTGTATATAAAAAAATTGGGCCCCTAAAACTTTTGGGTCCTGAACGTTTGATCACTTTGTTTCCCTCCTGACCTCCCCAAATACATGACACACTTCGTACACCATAAACCTTATAATCGGTTTGTGAATTTATTATTAATTTCTATCTTATAAGGAGTCAATATCATTTAAAAAATTTGCTTGAATGGTATGAAAACATACATCCAATACTTGCGAATTATTAgagttaaataaaattaaaatatcttAATTATTTGGAATATATTATTCCCTTTTTTGTTTTTGATAGTCGAAagcaatcgaatattttagaatataaatataaattttgtattATTGGCTATTGGTTTTGTAGGTAGCAATCAAAAGAAACAAATGGGCAAAATATATTGCAACATATAGGTGATTTTTGATGTTGATACCAacttctcttttcaaagcaatattGGTGGAACCCTAAAGATAGTAATGAAACACCCTTGTAATGGGCCATATCCAAAAGCTACTACTTTCAATGAAATTACCAGAATTGCCCCTTACCCATATCATGTGCATAACTTAAGGGGTTGGACTTCCATGATCTCATTCCCACTCATTCTACTATATGACTCCTCAGACATTTTAAATAATGAAGTAATTAGTAAATTTTAAACTAATTTATCTACTTGGCTACTGCATTATATGATAAATATTTTGACTATGTTAGTAATCTTCTCAATTTCAATGAACTCAAAAGATTTAGTTTAAAATAAGAGTTACTTAATAGCTAAGAAGTGCAATTTAGTCATTTTCATTTTTTATGTTAAAGTTCTTCCATACCTTAGTGCATAAAAAAGCAATTGAGCAAGACTGATATAATTTGAATTCATATAGCTTTATAGAACCACAAGAGTATAAGAACAATTGAACATACCAAAATAAAGATATCTTAAGAAGACATTTAATTTGCAAGTACAAAATGACGAGGGTTAGTAACACATTAATAGGTTTCTTGAACCTACTGACACTCCTAGCTTCAATTCCAATCATCGGTGGCGGCTTATGGATGGCGAAAAGTACCGCCACTTGTGAAAGCTTCCTTCAACGACCGCTTATGGTGGTGGGATTCGTTATCTTGCTTGTATCATTGGCTGGTTTCATAGGTGCATGTTATCATGTGGTATGGGCGTTATGGTTGTACTTGGTGGTAATGTTGTTGTTGATCACGGCCTTGTTGGCTGTGACGGTTTTTGGGTTCGTGGTGGTCAGCCCTGGTGGTGGCGTGGAGGTTCCCGGCCGGGCTTATAGAGAATATCACTTGCAAAGTTATTCACCTTGGTTGAGAAGAAGAATTGAAAATACTAAATATTGGACGACAGTTAGGACTTGTATTTTGGGGTCTAAGACTTGTGCTAAAATTGTTATGTGGACTCCTGCTGACTATATGCAAGAAAACATGTCTCCAATTCAGGTATCTTTTTTGTCTTCTTCAACAATATTTGATAACTATCACAACAATAATATTGCactatttgtatttttaatttgaTTAAAATTCGTAGAGACTCGTTCCTCTCCCTGAAGTACCTTTCAGGCAGAAGGCATCCCTTAATCTGAAGTTAAAGAAAGTACTTCCGAAAGGACCCATCACTGAAaagattttgattttttttttttttttttaattacaaaatTGACatgttaaattttatatttttgttaACTACAATgttaaaataattaaatattacTCCTAATGaataagtaatatttatattatatgtataCGAGTTTGCCAAAAAACTATTTGAAATCAGTCACTTTACCTTCGAGTAAGGTGTAACTGTACACCCTTACCTTCCATACCCCCTATCGAAGGGATTGGATAATGTTGTTGTATTGAATTGgcaatttaatcatttttttagtAATCATCTTTTGGTTACATTATCCAGTCAGGTTGTTGCAAACCACCAACTGCTTGTGACTACCAAGCGCCAATGATGACACAAGATCCCGACTGCTATAAATGGAACAATGATCCAAATTTGTTGTGCTACGCGTGTGACTCATGCAAAGCAGGGGTGCTTGAGGATGTGAGACGAGATTGGCATAGACTCATGGTTCTAAATATCATCATGGTTATGCTTCTCATCGGCATTTATTTTGTTGGTTGTTGTGCATACCAAAATGCAAAACGAGCTGATACCTATTACCCATATGGTGAATCTATTAGGCCGAAATGGTTCTACTCGTAAGTTGTTATAATAAGCTACGAAGCTCTGCACGCAACAATACGTAGTTACAATAGTTTAGCAACTAATTTTGTTTTATGatagacaacaacaacaacaacaacaatacccaatcccgcatatgcgaggtatggggaggtgagatgtaaacaatccttcctctatcctagaatagagAAGTCGTTTCTCTATCCACGAGTCGAGAAAAATTCTCTACCCACAtgaagagaaagtcatccctctccctacccagagtagagagattgcttccgtgcggACCTCCGGcctctatataaaaaaaaaaaaaaaatagagttaTTATGAAATCTATAACCTATCTGTTTCATGTGTACATACTTAAGACAATTTTGAAACATTAAATATTAACACAATTCAATTGTGTCTAAAATGATGGAGGATAAAGatgaaacaaccataacctttgcaATGTTTTGTTGTCACACACATATCATATATCAAATATCAACAATTGAGAACCATAAACAGCATCCTTAATTTACAATAACTAACTGAATAGCAACATAATGGACTCAAGAATTTACAGGTTGTGCATATCAATCGATGTCGTATGCGATGATGATCATATTTACAACTTAAAATGCCAAGTGAATAACGACCCTTTGTTTGGTTCTAATTAGAGCATTCAGTTTTGCAGATGGGGCATAATTTCTTCATAAACAGCCATTTCTTGATACAATCTACATGATAGTCATGTCCACATATTTCCATCTTTCCAATCTTATCCCCACTCTTGTATTCTTCCTGTTAATTTCACAGTAAATCAAATTTTAATAATCGCATAACAAAATAGCCACAATCATATATTCATTATAGACACTACAAAATGGGAATAATTTTAACTTACAAGGCAGATAGGACACGAAACTTCGTCAAGGTCTTGGTCCAAGTATGAGTAAACTTTCTCCTTTAGAAACTTGGATATGCTATTCTCAGACAACCCCGTGCTAACACTCCCTATCCTTTCCTCGAGATTTAGTAGTTCCTGCCAAAAAAAAACAGATACATTTAAAAAAACGAAGAAACGAATAACAAATAAAACAGCTTTTATAATTGATGTTTTAATTTATCAAACCTCATAGCTCATGCTGTCGATGTCTAGTCTCAAATCTCTATATTGATCCGAGAAGTTTCTGGAACTAGGATAGAATGATGCCCGATCCCCCATCATAATGCTCTAATTTTATAAAGATTATTCAAGTTAAAATACGATTAGATACTACAAATACATATATGGTATAtactaaataacataaattacgtaCCTCATGTCCCATTCTATCATGAGATTCTGTTGTATGAGTAACAGGTGCAAATCTATCAACAGCTAACCTTGGTCTTCCGCTCCTGTAACTACTGCGCCATCCACCATGAGAATAATGTCGTGAATTTCTGGAAGAGAAATAATCCGGGAGCGCGTGTAGTCCATTCGTTGATGATGTGGCACCACGTGCATAATGAGAGTACCTTGAACCGTGCTCGTGTGACGAATCACTTCTTCGAAAATGGTTGACGGCATGCTCTTCCCTTATGGAATGAGcatgtgaa
This genomic interval carries:
- the LOC139899841 gene encoding tetraspanin-6-like, whose amino-acid sequence is MTRVSNTLIGFLNLLTLLASIPIIGGGLWMAKSTATCESFLQRPLMVVGFVILLVSLAGFIGACYHVVWALWLYLVVMLLLITALLAVTVFGFVVVSPGGGVEVPGRAYREYHLQSYSPWLRRRIENTKYWTTVRTCILGSKTCAKIVMWTPADYMQENMSPIQSGCCKPPTACDYQAPMMTQDPDCYKWNNDPNLLCYACDSCKAGVLEDVRRDWHRLMVLNIIMVMLLIGIYFVGCCAYQNAKRADTYYPYGESIRPKWFYS